GTCGTTTGTCTATCTCGAAGACCCGGATACGGATGATATTTTTGTGAACGATACACTGCCCCCGGAAAAGAAAGCAAAGGCCGTTAAAACGATTAACAAGTCGTTTAAAACCATCGCTTACCGGATTTCTGAAGGGAAGAACCTTGATATTGATGATCTGACGGTTGATTTCGCAAGTGTCGTCGAAGAAATCCTGAACACCGTCACTACGGAGAAAGACGCCATCACGATGCTGTCAAATGTGATGAACTATGACTCGTATGTGTACCAGCATTCTCTCAGCGTGACGGTGTATGCCATTGCCCTTGGGAAGAAAAAGGGACTGAACATGAAGCAGCTCAAAGAGCTTGGCCTCGGTGCGATGCTCCATGATGTCGGGAAAATGGGGATTCCGATTGAAGTGCTGAACAAAAAACAGAAACTGACAGATGAGGAATTTGATACGATTAAACAGCATGCCGAACTTGGGTTTGACATGCTGCGAAAATCGAAGACACTGCCTCTCCTTGCGGCGCACTGCGCCTATCAGCACCACGAGCGCCTTGACGGCTCGGGATACCCGAGAAAGATCGGCGAAAAAGACATCCACCTCTACGGGCAGATCCTTGCCGTGGCCGACGTGTTTGATGCCGTCACATCTCACCGCGTATACCGGAGTGCGATGCTTCCCCATGAAGGATTGGAACTTCTTCAGGCAGGTTCGGGCACACTCTTTAACCGTGAACTGGTGGACCTGTTTGCGAAGACCGTGGCGATTTATCCCGTTGGGCTCGAAGTTGTACTGAGCGACGGGTCCGCGGGGGTTGTCAAAATGAACAATCCGTTGATTCCCGATCGGCCGGTCATCAAGGTGCTCAGAGACGCTCATGGTCAGCGTTTTGACGAACCGTACGAGCTCGATCTGACGGAGCGGCTGAATATCACAATCGTAAAATGCGAGGCTCTGATCGAATCAAAAACGTATGAATCTTAATCAAACGGGGTGATGAAACGATGGAAAACTATTTGAATCTGTGCCGTCACGTCCTCGAGCATGGAACGGCCAAAGATGACCGAACCGGAACAGGAACGATCAGTACCTTCGGCTATCAGATGCGCTTTGATCTGCAAGACGGCTTCCCGGTTTTGACGACGAAAAAAATGGCGCTTCGTGCCATTATTCATGAACTCCTCTGGTTTATCAAAGGAGAAACAAATATCCGTTACCTGAAAGAGCACAACGTGCGCATCTGGGACGAGTGGGCGGATGAAAACGGCGATCTCGGACCGGTGTACGGCCGCCAGTGGCGCAGTTGGCCAACGCCTGACGGGCGCACCATCGATCAGCTCCGTGAGGTGATTGAAGCAATTAAGCACAATCCCGATTCCCGGCGCCACGTCATCAATGCGTGGAACGTCGGCGAGCTTGATCAGATGGCTCTAGCACCGTGTCATTGCCTGTTTCAATTTTACGTAGCCGATGGCAAGCTCTCCTGCCAGCTCTATCAGCGCAGTGCTGACGTCTTTCTTGGCGTTCCTTTCAACATCGCGTCCTATTCGCTCCTGACGATGATGGTTGCCCAGGAGTGCGGGCTCGAACCCGGGGAATTCATTCATACATTCGGCGATGTTCATATTTATCAGAACCATCTCGAGCAGGTCAGACTCCAGTTGACAAGAACGCCTGGTCAAAAGCCTGAAATGCGTCTGAACCCGGATAAAAAACGGATTGAGGATTTCACCATTGAAGACTTTGAGCTGATCGGCTATGATCCGCACCCGGCCATTAAAGGAGAGGTGTCGGTATGATTCAGGGAATTGTTGCAATGGACCAGCATGATGTGATCGGCAATGACGGTCAGATGCCCTGGCATTTACCGAATGATCTGAAGCATTTCAAAGCCGTGACGACAGGTCACACCATTATTATGGGGAGAAAAACATTTGAATCGATTGGTCGCCCTCTTCCGAACCGGAAGAATGTTGTCGTGACCCGGAATCGTGATTTCCATCATGAGGGTGTGGAGGTTCGGCATGACCTCGAGCAGATTCCGGATCTTTACGGCGAAGAAGATGCTTTTATTATTGGCGGGGGCGAGCTGTATAAAGCGCTGATTCATGCAATTGACCGTCTGTATGTGACGCGGATTCATGACACGTTTGACGGAGACACCATGTTTCCTGCCCTTGACTGGCATGAATGGGAGCTGACAGAGGAAAGAAAAGGGGTTCTTGACGGGAACAACACCGTTCCCCATACCTTTTTTGTGTATGAGCGGAAAAAGACTTGATTCACACATTTTTCTTTGATACGATACTAATCGTTGCGAACCATCAATTACATAGTGCCTCATCGCATCAGGTGAGGTAGAGGCGCGGAGATCATCAGTCCCACCCGGGAATGGCGTTCCATGATGAACGGGTGCAAAAGGGAAATCCGCCGAAGTGACCATGCATGACGTGTGCATGGCCGCTGGGGCCGTATCGAACAGATCCGGCACTGTCACAGCTTAATTTTGCTGTGGAGGACTACTGACATGCATGTGTTGGGGCAGTGGAAGACACAGGGCCTCCCTGTGTCTTTTTGATGCGGAAAAACCGATGAACAGCACGCAGTCTGTTGTTTGTCGACGCGCAGTGTATTTTTACAGAATGTTTCAGGAGGTTATTAGAATGGATCACGGATTATTATCCCTCGTTCCCCCGGTTCTTGCTCTCGTTATGGTGATGATTACCCGGAAAGTGCTTCCGTCACTCGGTGTCGGGATCATCGTCGGGGCTTTGATGATCAATCAGACCGAAGAACAGTTTATCAATGCGGCCATTTCGGATATTCTGTCCATCGTGACAGGGATCTTTTATGTGGATGGCGGCGTGAATACGTGGGAATTTTACATCATTTTATTTTTATTTTCTCTCGGAATCATTGCAGCGATGATCACGATGAGCGGCGGCAGCCGTGCATTTGGAGAGTGGGCACAGACGAAAGTGAAGACGAGAGTCGGCGCGCAGCTGACGGCTGGCTTTCTCGGTATTCTGATCTTTATCGACGATTATTTTAACAGTCTCACCGTCGGGAATGTCTCAAGGCCGATCACAGACAGGCACCGTGTATCGCGGGCGAAACTGGCTTACAACGTGGACAGTACGGCAGCTCCGATCTGTGTTGTGTCACCGATCTCAAGCTGGGGTGCGTATATCATTACCATCATTGGCGGGATTCTCGTGACACACGGTGTGACGGAATACGGCGCTCTTCAGGCCTTCCTGATCATTGCGCCCATGAACTTCTATGCGCTGATTGCGATCTTGCTTGTGTTTGCCGTGGCCTGGTTTAAGCTGGATTTCGGCAGTATGCGCACGCATGAACGCCGTGCGATTGAAACGGGCGAGGTGCTTGATCATGCGAAAGGACCTGTTCCTGGTGAGAGCGGTCAGGTGGAGGCTGTTCCAGACGGGAAGGTGAGGGATCTTCTGATTCCGATTTTAACCCTTGTTGTGATGACGGTACTCTTTATGATCACGACAGGCATTCAGGGGACTGAAGGCAGTCCGTCACTGTTGGCAACCTTTGAGAATACGGATGTAGCAGCAGCCCTTCTGTACGGCGGGCTTGTGGGCCTTGTGGTTACGCTTATTTTGAATGCGACACACCGATTCTCCGTCAGGCAGTATGCCACAGGGATTTGGGCCGGGATTCAGTCAATGCTTCCTGCGGTGTATATCTTGCTGTTTGCCTGGACGATCATCGAAATCATCGGTGAACTTGGTACAGGGGAGTATCTGGCAAGTCTCGTGGACGGTTCGATTCCACTCGGCTATCTGCCGGCGATCCTCTTTATTATCGGCGGATTTATGGCCTTCAGTACCGGAACGAGCTGGGGTACGTTTGGGATCATGCTTCCGATTGCAGGTGACATTGCCGCAGCGACCGATATTTCACTGCTCTTGCCGATGATGGCAGCGGTTCTTGCCGGGGCGATTTTCGGGGATCACTGTTCACCGATATCGGACACAACGATCCTGTCATCCACAGGCGCAGGGAGTCATCACATTGACCACGTCATGACGCAGCTTCCTTACGCGCTGATTGCCGGATTGATCAGTACGGTGCTGTTCCTGATTCTTGGCTTTACCGGCAGCCTTATGCTGTCTCTTGTTGCAGGAGCCTTCGTCTTTGCAGCTGTCGTATGGGGAATGAAACGCCTCATCAGGCCTCTTCATACTGAGGCTGTATAAACGATTCGCGGGGTAATCGTACAGAACCTCAAACCTACAGAAAAATAAGAGTAAGGATTACCCGAACACCGGGTGGTCCTTTTTCTTTTGCTGTAACTGAACCATAAGCTCGGCAAACGTGAAAAAAATACCCATATTATTTTAGAATATTCCGAAAAAACCTTTACTTTGAATAGTCTGATAATTATAATGAAATAACAAGTGAATGAAAAAAAGAACGAAAGGAGGGCGTGTTTGAAGGTCATGCTCAACATTGATTGCACTTAAAAACGAAGTTCTTATCTGAAAGGAGCATACATGATGGTTAATGGAAGAGAACGTTGGGCAACAAAATTGGGATTTATCCTTGCCGCGGTCGGTTCTGCGGTCGGACTTGGTAACATTTGGCGATTTTCCTATGTAGCAGGTGAAAGCGGAGGAGCCGCATTTATTTTGATTTATGTCTTATGTATTTTTCTTATCGGTCTCCCTGTTCTTCTTGCCGAATTTGCGATTGGTCGTAAAGGTCAGGCGGATGTCGTCCAGTCCTTTTCAAACATTGCACCGAAAAAACCGTGGGTCATCGGTGGTATCCTCGGGGTTTTAACATCCTTCATTATCCTGTCTTTTTACGGGGTAATTGCAGGTTGGGTCATTTATTACTGTTCAGCTACATAACGGGCTCTGCAGGAGCTGTTGAGCAGGACGGTTATGCCGACTTCTTCCTCTCGTTTATCGGAGGTGCAGGCGGACCGGTATTCTGGCAGGTCCTGTTCATGGCGATTGTCATCGGGATTGTCTTCTTCGGGGTCAAGAAGGGGATCGAACTGTCAAACCGCGTATTTATGCCGCTTTTGGCAATTATTCTGATTATGCTTGCAGGTTACAGTCTGACACTCGACGGTGCAGGAGAAGGTCTTGCATTCCTTTTCAGCCCGGATTGGTCGGCATTCACTGATCCATCCGTTTATGCGTCGGCTGTCGGGCAGGCATTCTTTACCTTGTCTCTTGGTATGGGTGCGATGATTACGTACGCCAGCTATTTGCCAAAGGAAACCAACCTGCCGAGTGCGGCGGGGAGCGTCGTCCTTTTGGATACGCTCTTTGCCATTATTGCCGGGCTTATGATCTTCCCGGCCGTGTTTACTTTTGCATCCGTTGAACCGGACGCAGGACCGGGTTTGATCTTTATTGCGCTTCCTGAAGTCTTCAACCTGATGGGTGGCGCCGGAACGATCTTTGCGATCTTCTTCTTCTTCCTCGTCGCCATTGCAGCACTGTCTTCAGCCATTTCGCTGTTGGAGGTTTCTGTGTCGTACATGATGAGAAAGATGGAATGGGATCGAAGAAAAGCAACGATTGCAGCAGGTGTTGCTGTCACGATTCTAGGTATCCCATCCGCACTCAGTCAGGGAGGGCCATGGTCCGGAGCCATTATCGGTGCTCAGCCATTCCTGGATGTCATGGACCTGATCACGGATCAGTACACGCTCCCATTGGGTGGTCTTGTCATTGCGCTCTTTGTCGGCTGGGGCTGGAATAAGGTTGATGCCCTCCGCGAGACCGGTTTGACCGATACCACGATCGGGACGGTCTGGATCTGGTTTATCCGGGTCATCGCACCGGCAGGGATTCTGTGGATTCTGATTTCAAACATTATCAATACACCAGGCACTTTCGGTTTCTGATTCTGTCAGGAAAACCCCTTCCAATCGCATTGTGATGGAAGGGGTTTTGTATTATACTTTAAGGAGCATTTACTTTCTTGTACGGAGTAAAATGACAGACCGATCAACCGGCAATTGCGAAAGTGGGGAAATCATGATTGAAATTCAGGGAAATACGTATACCATTGTCAAAGAATACCGGAATGCCTGGGATCAGGAGGCCTTTAAAGAACGTTACAGCGATGTGCTGAACAAGTTTGACTACATCGTCGGGGACTGAGGCTATGACCAGCTCAGACTGAAAGGTTTTTATGAAGATAAAAACCGCAAGTCACCGCATGAATCACGAATTGCTTTCTTAGAAGAATATCTTTACGAATATTGTAATTTCGGGTGTTCTTACTTCATCCTGAAAAAAGAGAAAAAAACGAAAAAACAGCAGGACAAAAAAGCCGGCAGCGAAGCGGGAAAAGAGACGCAAAACCAGCAGTAAACCTGAGCGGAAGTCAGGTTTTTCTGTTTTGTTCTGTGTGATATGACAGACATAAACCGGTAACGGCTCGGCCGTTACCGGTTTGTCATGCAATCAGATGATTTCGTAAAGGAATTCGCGGAGTTCATTGCCGTCTTCTTCAGAAAGGTTAAAGACGTGTTCGAGATAGCCTTCTTCTTCAAGATCATCGGTTCCAATGATCGCAAAGCGGTTTGACTGCATATCAAGGACCAGTTTCTTACCGAAATAGCGGTTCGTCGATGCGACGGCAAGATCAAAGCGCTGGTTCTCACCCATGAAGCTGATGTAACGGACGGGTGTATCCTCCACTTCGTCATACAGATAGAATCGTTCACTCATACAATTATGCCTCCTGTTCGGTTTTCTCCGGCATCATGAGATGCGGCTTTTGCTGGAGTTGGTGATGTGCTTTAATATACCGGACTGTTCCGGTTTTTGCACGCATCACGATTGTATCAGTTTCGACGAGGTCACCGCCAAGAAAACGAACCCCTTCAAGCAATTCCCCTGTGGAGACCCCGGTCGCAGCAAAGATGGCGTCGTCTCCTTTGACGAGGTCATTCAGCTGCAAAAGGCGCTCAGGATCTTCGATTCCCATCTCCCGGCAGCGTTCCCGCTCTTCGTCAGTGTATGGGACGAGCCTTGCCTGCATGTCACCGCCTAACGCCTTAATGGCCGCGGCAGAAATAACCCCTTCGGGAGCGCCGCCTGTCCCGACAAAAAGATCAATTCCGGTTCTTGGCAGGGCCGTTGCAATCGATGCACCGACATCGCCGTCCCCGAACAGTTTGACACGAGCGCCTTTCTGCTGGATCCGTTCAATCAGGTCCTGGTGACGGTCACGCTCCTGAATGATGACGGTGACGTCACGGACGCGTTTTTCATTCATTTTGGCCACGATATCGATGGTTTTTTCAATGGGATCGTCGAGGCGAACGAGTCCGGCAGCCTTCGGGCCGACGACAAGTTTCTCCATATACATATCCGGCGCATGAAGCAGCGTGCCCCGGTCTCCGACGGCGATGACGGTCATGGCGTTCGGGTGACCTTTGGCGACGATGCTCGTACCTTCAAGGGGATCAACGGCAATGTCCACTTCCGGGCCGTGCCCGCTGCCGAGCTGTTCGCCGATGTAGAGCATGGGGGCTTCATCAAGCTCCCCTTCGCCAATAACAACGGTGCCTTTCATATTGACTGAATCAAACATGTTTCGCATGGCGGTCGTTGCCGCATCGTCTGCCTCTTCTTTCAGCCCCCGGCCCATCCACTGAGCAGAGGCAAGTGCAGCTGATTCGGTAATCCGGACAATTTCGAGTGCTAGTTCACGATCCACAATCATTCCTCCAATTATGTAGTGATTCACGCTATAATAGAGATACAGGTGATCAAAGCCTTCATCATAATATCAAAAATTACATACAAAAGGAACGCAAAACGTGAATATTTTACGTCATTTTTCGCGTAAACACTTTCAATGTGTTATACTATTTGTTTTTATGGAGGGATATCATGTATTTTGTCGATTTGAAACGTTTGGAAACCCGGCTTGCTTATTATGAAGAACTGCTTCAGGAATTCAGTGAACTCAATCAGGGAGATATTCAGAACCAGCAGCGTTCCCTGGAGCGGATCACCCACATGCTGCTTGAGGTCATGATGGATGTCGGGAATCAGATGATTGACGGTTTTATTATGCGGGACCCCGGGAGCTACGACGATATCATGGACATTTTGGTCGATGAGAAGGTGATTTCCAAAGAAAACGGAAAATCCATTAAAAAGCTGATTCCATGGCGGAAAGAACTTCTGCAAAACTATACGGAACTCGACGCATCGGCTCTTTATTTCGCCTACAAACGCGAATGTGATGCGCTGATGCAATTCCCTGCAAGGGTCAGAACATACATTGAGCAGGAGATGGGGCCGGTATCGGCATTTTTGCCACAAAAGGAGTAAGTGAAAAAGTGAACAAAGTTTGACTAAGTTGCGTCAAATTTTCAAACATTTTGCTAATTAAATTTACTCACTCACAAAGCTTCGATACAATAAGTGGAGAAGGAAGGTGAGGATATGGCAACGAAAACCACCTCGACGCGGGACCAGATTATCAGTTTACTCAAAAGACGTAAGGAAATGACGGTGTCTCACATTGCAGACGAGCTGGCGATCACCGAAATGGCGGTCAGACGTCATCTGAACACATTGGAGCGGGACGATGTCGTGCACACAACGCTCCAGCGTCAGGCCATGGGCAGGCCGACGAACATGTACAGATTATCGCCGTGTGGACAGGAGCTCTTTCACCGTTCGTATGACAGCTTCGCCATTGATATGCTGAAGATCGTGCAGGAAGAAGACGGGATGATGAAGGTCAAGCAGCTGTTTGACCGGCGGAAGACGAAGCTGCGCACGCAGTTTGAAAAAAGAATGTTCATGAAATCCTTTGATGACCGTGTGTATGAGCTTGAAAAGATTCAGAATGAGAACGGTTTCATGGCTGAAGTGGAGAAGAAGGACGACGGTTCCTATGTGTTCCGGGAGTACAATTGCCCACTCGCTGAAGTGGCGAGGGAATTTCCGATGATCTGTGACACGGAAACGGATCTTTTCAAAGAACTTCTTGATACGGAAGGCGTTGAGTGTCAGACCTGTATGACGACTGGACAGGAACCGCATTGTTATTATACGATTAAACAGTAAGCGAGCGAATGATCGCCACTCCAAACGGGTGGCGCTTTTTTTTGCAACAGACAGAATGAAGTTGACGGAGGATGATGCATAATGACCGAAGCAAAAGCATACAAAGGCTACCTGATTGATCTTGACGGAACAATGTATCGCGGCAGTGAAAAGATCCCTGCTGCATCGAGATTCGTCAAGAAGCTCGCAGACCGGGGAATACCCTATCTGTTTGTCACGAACAATTCATCACGTACACCCGCTCAGGTTGCGGAAAAACTCGTAGCGATGGACATCCCGGCCACAGATGCCCATGTCTTCACAACGAGCATGGCAACAGCGCAGTATATTCACGAAACATACGGAGAGGCGAAGGTGTATATGATCGGGGAAGAGGGACTCGAACAGGCCCTGAAAGACCGGGCGCTGACCCTGACGGATGAAGACGCAGATGCAGTTGTCATTGGTCTCGACAGGGAGATTACGTATGAGAAGCTGGCCAAAGCATGTCTCAACGTACGTTCGGGAGCCGCATTTCTATCGACGAACGGCGATGTGGCGATTCCGACAGAACGCGGCCTCCT
This genomic window from [Bacillus] selenitireducens MLS10 contains:
- a CDS encoding thymidylate synthase gives rise to the protein MENYLNLCRHVLEHGTAKDDRTGTGTISTFGYQMRFDLQDGFPVLTTKKMALRAIIHELLWFIKGETNIRYLKEHNVRIWDEWADENGDLGPVYGRQWRSWPTPDGRTIDQLREVIEAIKHNPDSRRHVINAWNVGELDQMALAPCHCLFQFYVADGKLSCQLYQRSADVFLGVPFNIASYSLLTMMVAQECGLEPGEFIHTFGDVHIYQNHLEQVRLQLTRTPGQKPEMRLNPDKKRIEDFTIEDFELIGYDPHPAIKGEVSV
- a CDS encoding TIGR01457 family HAD-type hydrolase, with translation MTEAKAYKGYLIDLDGTMYRGSEKIPAASRFVKKLADRGIPYLFVTNNSSRTPAQVAEKLVAMDIPATDAHVFTTSMATAQYIHETYGEAKVYMIGEEGLEQALKDRALTLTDEDADAVVIGLDREITYEKLAKACLNVRSGAAFLSTNGDVAIPTERGLLPGNGSLTSVVKVSTGTDPLFIGKPESIIVNQALEVLGTSKEETVMVGDNYETDIMAGINAGMDTLMVHTGVTPKSALPEKPVKPTYSFDTLDDWQVI
- a CDS encoding DUF3055 domain-containing protein is translated as MSERFYLYDEVEDTPVRYISFMGENQRFDLAVASTNRYFGKKLVLDMQSNRFAIIGTDDLEEEGYLEHVFNLSEEDGNELREFLYEII
- a CDS encoding DUF86 domain-containing protein — encoded protein: MYFVDLKRLETRLAYYEELLQEFSELNQGDIQNQQRSLERITHMLLEVMMDVGNQMIDGFIMRDPGSYDDIMDILVDEKVISKENGKSIKKLIPWRKELLQNYTELDASALYFAYKRECDALMQFPARVRTYIEQEMGPVSAFLPQKE
- a CDS encoding Na+/H+ antiporter NhaC family protein — its product is MDHGLLSLVPPVLALVMVMITRKVLPSLGVGIIVGALMINQTEEQFINAAISDILSIVTGIFYVDGGVNTWEFYIILFLFSLGIIAAMITMSGGSRAFGEWAQTKVKTRVGAQLTAGFLGILIFIDDYFNSLTVGNVSRPITDRHRVSRAKLAYNVDSTAAPICVVSPISSWGAYIITIIGGILVTHGVTEYGALQAFLIIAPMNFYALIAILLVFAVAWFKLDFGSMRTHERRAIETGEVLDHAKGPVPGESGQVEAVPDGKVRDLLIPILTLVVMTVLFMITTGIQGTEGSPSLLATFENTDVAAALLYGGLVGLVVTLILNATHRFSVRQYATGIWAGIQSMLPAVYILLFAWTIIEIIGELGTGEYLASLVDGSIPLGYLPAILFIIGGFMAFSTGTSWGTFGIMLPIAGDIAAATDISLLLPMMAAVLAGAIFGDHCSPISDTTILSSTGAGSHHIDHVMTQLPYALIAGLISTVLFLILGFTGSLMLSLVAGAFVFAAVVWGMKRLIRPLHTEAV
- a CDS encoding HD-GYP domain-containing protein — translated: MKLKSINAVKKNDVLAKPIYNDEGQVLLNASVKLSESMISRLQDKGVSFVYLEDPDTDDIFVNDTLPPEKKAKAVKTINKSFKTIAYRISEGKNLDIDDLTVDFASVVEEILNTVTTEKDAITMLSNVMNYDSYVYQHSLSVTVYAIALGKKKGLNMKQLKELGLGAMLHDVGKMGIPIEVLNKKQKLTDEEFDTIKQHAELGFDMLRKSKTLPLLAAHCAYQHHERLDGSGYPRKIGEKDIHLYGQILAVADVFDAVTSHRVYRSAMLPHEGLELLQAGSGTLFNRELVDLFAKTVAIYPVGLEVVLSDGSAGVVKMNNPLIPDRPVIKVLRDAHGQRFDEPYELDLTERLNITIVKCEALIESKTYES
- the glpX gene encoding class II fructose-bisphosphatase yields the protein MDRELALEIVRITESAALASAQWMGRGLKEEADDAATTAMRNMFDSVNMKGTVVIGEGELDEAPMLYIGEQLGSGHGPEVDIAVDPLEGTSIVAKGHPNAMTVIAVGDRGTLLHAPDMYMEKLVVGPKAAGLVRLDDPIEKTIDIVAKMNEKRVRDVTVIIQERDRHQDLIERIQQKGARVKLFGDGDVGASIATALPRTGIDLFVGTGGAPEGVISAAAIKALGGDMQARLVPYTDEERERCREMGIEDPERLLQLNDLVKGDDAIFAATGVSTGELLEGVRFLGGDLVETDTIVMRAKTGTVRYIKAHHQLQQKPHLMMPEKTEQEA
- a CDS encoding sodium-dependent transporter yields the protein MGHLLLFSYITGSAGAVEQDGYADFFLSFIGGAGGPVFWQVLFMAIVIGIVFFGVKKGIELSNRVFMPLLAIILIMLAGYSLTLDGAGEGLAFLFSPDWSAFTDPSVYASAVGQAFFTLSLGMGAMITYASYLPKETNLPSAAGSVVLLDTLFAIIAGLMIFPAVFTFASVEPDAGPGLIFIALPEVFNLMGGAGTIFAIFFFFLVAIAALSSAISLLEVSVSYMMRKMEWDRRKATIAAGVAVTILGIPSALSQGGPWSGAIIGAQPFLDVMDLITDQYTLPLGGLVIALFVGWGWNKVDALRETGLTDTTIGTVWIWFIRVIAPAGILWILISNIINTPGTFGF
- a CDS encoding dihydrofolate reductase, with the translated sequence MIQGIVAMDQHDVIGNDGQMPWHLPNDLKHFKAVTTGHTIIMGRKTFESIGRPLPNRKNVVVTRNRDFHHEGVEVRHDLEQIPDLYGEEDAFIIGGGELYKALIHAIDRLYVTRIHDTFDGDTMFPALDWHEWELTEERKGVLDGNNTVPHTFFVYERKKT
- a CDS encoding helix-turn-helix transcriptional regulator; translation: MATKTTSTRDQIISLLKRRKEMTVSHIADELAITEMAVRRHLNTLERDDVVHTTLQRQAMGRPTNMYRLSPCGQELFHRSYDSFAIDMLKIVQEEDGMMKVKQLFDRRKTKLRTQFEKRMFMKSFDDRVYELEKIQNENGFMAEVEKKDDGSYVFREYNCPLAEVAREFPMICDTETDLFKELLDTEGVECQTCMTTGQEPHCYYTIKQ